Proteins co-encoded in one Brassica rapa cultivar Chiifu-401-42 chromosome A02, CAAS_Brap_v3.01, whole genome shotgun sequence genomic window:
- the LOC103851588 gene encoding NAC domain-containing protein 6-like has protein sequence MSNNYEDGGVYYDPDETMFNNDEDGGIYFDPEDHELIKYHLLPKLETYLQPKSKDEECEDFIVMKNVYDKEPWLLDHTNHPLFKKNEWFYFVTRTQVSVKNIGRGRNSKRRIAGDNDGGSWKPNAKKYIEDEERKKTIIGKKQTLKFTKSDNNKRQKRGDGTSAAVPGSTSSWIMYEYSLPDENTFQELVLCKIRKISNSKDEEVEAVDVTHDAEDGTGELVERFARTGLDDQQTTEKYDQQEPPMYAPSQSSDPPARLGNKSLYQ, from the coding sequence ATGTCAAATAACTATGAAGATGGGGGAGTTTACTATGATCCAGACGAAACCATGTTCAATAACGATGAAGATGGAGGAATTTACTTTGATCCTGAAGACCACGAACTCATCAAATATCATCTACTACCCAAGTTAGAAACGTATCTACAACCCAAGTCGAAAGATGAAGAGTGTGAAGACTTCATCGTGATGAAGAACGTTTACGATAAGGAGCCATGGTTGCTGGACCATACCAATCATCCGTTGTTCAAGAAGAACGAGTGGTTTTATTTCGTGACAAGGACTCAAGTGTCAGTGAAGAACATTGGTCGTGGTAGGAACTCAAAGCGGAGGATCGCCGGGGACAACGATGGTGGGAGTTGGAAGCCTAACgctaaaaaatatattgaggacgaagagagaaagaagaccaTAATAGGGAAAAAGCAAACTCTAAAGTTCACTAAAAGCGACAACAATAAGAGGCAGAAGAGAGGAGACGGTACTTCTGCTGCCGTTCCTGGGAGCACTAGTAGCTGGATTATGTACGAGTATTCGCTACCGGACGAAAATACGTTTCAAGAACTGGTCCTGTGCAAGATTCGCAAGATAAGTAATTCTAAGGATGAAGAAGTTGAAGCCGTGGATGTGACACATGACGCAGAAGATGGGACTGGAGAGCTTGTTGAAAGATTCGCAAGAACGGGATTGGATGATCAACAAACAACGGAGAAATATGATCAACAAGAGCCACCAATGTACGCTCCTTCTCAATCTAGTGATCCTCCAGCTAGGCTTGGCAATAAATCTCTATACCAATAG
- the LOC103851591 gene encoding copper transporter 1 — protein sequence MDHDNMHNMPPPSSSMMNNGSMNGGGGDHHKMMLMHMTFFWGKNTEVLFSGWPGTSSGMYALCIIFVFFLAVLTEWLAHSSLLRGTSGDTANAASGLVQTAVYTLRTGLSYLVMLAVMSFNAGVFIAALAGHAIGFMLFGSRTFRNPSGDRETKDLLPASGCAC from the coding sequence ATGGATCATGATAACATGCATAACATgcctccaccatcatcatccaTGATGAACAACGGATCCATgaacggaggaggaggagatcaTCACAAGATGATGTTGATGCACATGACTTTCTTCTGGGGCAAGAACACGGAGGTTCTCTTCTCCGGTTGGCCAGGAACAAGCTCCGGCATGTATGCTCTCTGTATCATATTTGTCTTTTTCCTCGCCGTCCTCACCGAATGGCTTGCTCACTCCTCTCTCCTCCGTGGCACCAGCGGAGATACGGCTAATGCCGCCTCCGGACTCGTCCAAACCGCCGTGTACACCCTCCGTACCGGCCTCTCTTATCTAGTCATGCTAGCCGTTATGTCATTCAACGCCGGCGTGTTTATCGCCGCCCTCGCCGGTCATGCCATCGGTTTCATGTTGTTTGGAAGCCGAACTTTCCGGAATCCCTCCGGTGACCGGGAAACGAAAGATCTGCTTCCTGCCTCAGGTTGTGCTTGTTGA
- the LOC103851592 gene encoding copper transporter 3-like, which yields MYIVLYTNLQPKKQNPYNYPTCTHTISKPSHLKLRISLNNMNGTSGSSTAAPAPSPSALFQHRRRHHGGMMHMTFFWGKNTEVLFDGWPGTSLKMYWVCVATVFVFSALSEWLSRCGIMKAGPASLGGGLAQTVIYTVRAGLSYLIMLAVMSFNGGVFLAAMAGFGVGFLIFGSRSFKDTGINNNHTEVQSHC from the coding sequence ATGTACATTGTACTATACACCAATCTccaaccaaaaaaacaaaacccttATAATTACCCCACATGCACACATACAATAAGTAAACCCTCACATCTCAAGTTAAGAATATCTCTAAATAATATGAACGGCACGAGTGGATCTTCTACGGCGGCTCCCGCACCTTCACCGTCGGCCTTATTCCAACATCGCCGCCGTCATCACGGTGGCATGATGCACATGACGTTCTTTTGGGGGAAAAACACAGAGGTTCTATTCGACGGCTGGCCAGGGACTAGCCTGAAAATGTATTGGGTCTGCGTTGCCACCGTTTTCGTCTTTTCCGCATTGTCGGAGTGGTTGTCTCGATGCGGGATCATGAAAGCCGGTCCGGCTAGCTTAGGCGGCGGGCTAGCCCAGACAGTGATTTACACTGTGAGGGCTGGTTTGTCTTATCTGATCATGTTGGCTGTGATGTCCTTCAATGGAGGAGTCTTCTTGGCTGCAATGGCCGGGTTTGGAGtagggtttttgatttttggaAGTAGGTCTTTTAAGGACACTGGCATTAATAACAATCACACCGAGGTTCAATCACATTGTTGA
- the LOC103851593 gene encoding uncharacterized protein LOC103851593 isoform X1, translated as MESTELQDIDFFSSFYDHTNSTFFTPTTNSLLSDSVSEDPVPPKPPNDEEDEYVAELTRQMTNYMLQDDEKHQKSCSGGSGSPQSTLWSPFASGNSSPIGPSREPTPPLTPVTVETKPVMIPSQSKQALIDDQIRSIQANFHKIKKEKDKQRNDDVVGHKARNCQYQQRPRSGVKAVFVDGSGSRTGSGGTGVFLPRCHGTVVESRKKSGCSTVIIPARVVEALKVHFDKLGVPSTFSSDIPPFHDALLVSMKNKNSRSTKGSSLTQAQSGPPYTAETSAQSHQEPPADLPHEWTY; from the exons ATGGAATCTACGGAACTACAAGACATAGATTTCTTTAGCTCCTTTTACGATCACACAAACTCAACTTTCTTCACTCCAACCACAAACTCGCTCTTATCCGACTCCGTATCAGAAGACCCGGTTCCACCAAAGCCACCAAACGATGAAGAAGACGAGTACGTTGCAGAGTTGACTCGCCAGATGACTAACTACATGCTTCAAGACGATGAAAAGCATCAAAAG TCTTGTAGTGGTGGCTCTGGCTCACCGCAATCGACTCTTTGGTCACCGTTCGCATCCGGTAATAGCAGCCCGATCGGTCCTTCACGTGAACCAACGCCGCCGTTAACTCCGGTGACCGTTGAGACTAAGCCTGTTATGATTCCTTCCCAATCAAAACAAGCTTTGATCGATGACCAGATCCGATCTATTCAAGCTAAC ttcCATAAGATCAAAAAGGAGAAAGATAAGCAAAGAAACGATGACGTAGTAGGACACAAAGCAAGGAACTGCCAATACCAACAGAGACCAAGGTCGGGCGTGAAGGCGGTGTTCGTTGACGGGTCCGGTTCGAGAACCGGGTCGGGTGGAACTGGAGTGTTCTTACCACGTTGTCATGGTACTGTTGTGGAGTCACGCAAGAAATCAG GATGTTCAACAGTAATTATACCAGCAAGAGTAGTTGAAGCCTTGAAAGTTCACTTTGACAAATTGGGTGTTCCTTCTACATTCTCATCTGATATccctccttttcatg ATGCTTTGTTGGTGTCCATGAAGAACAAAAACAGCAGAAGTACCAAAGGCAGTTCATTAACTCAGGCACAAAGTGGACCACCATACACGGCAGAAACGTCGGCCCAGAGTCACCAAGAACCACCGGCGGATTTGCCACATGAATGGACGTACTGA
- the LOC103851593 gene encoding uncharacterized protein LOC103851593 isoform X2 produces the protein MESTELQDIDFFSSFYDHTNSTFFTPTTNSLLSDSVSEDPVPPKPPNDEEDEYVAELTRQMTNYMLQDDEKHQKSCSGGSGSPQSTLWSPFASGNSSPIGPSREPTPPLTPVTVETKPVMIPSQSKQALIDDQIRSIQANFHKIKKEKDKQRNDDVVGHKARNCQYQQRPRSGVKAVFVDGSGSRTGSGGTGVFLPRCHGTVVESRKKSDALLVSMKNKNSRSTKGSSLTQAQSGPPYTAETSAQSHQEPPADLPHEWTY, from the exons ATGGAATCTACGGAACTACAAGACATAGATTTCTTTAGCTCCTTTTACGATCACACAAACTCAACTTTCTTCACTCCAACCACAAACTCGCTCTTATCCGACTCCGTATCAGAAGACCCGGTTCCACCAAAGCCACCAAACGATGAAGAAGACGAGTACGTTGCAGAGTTGACTCGCCAGATGACTAACTACATGCTTCAAGACGATGAAAAGCATCAAAAG TCTTGTAGTGGTGGCTCTGGCTCACCGCAATCGACTCTTTGGTCACCGTTCGCATCCGGTAATAGCAGCCCGATCGGTCCTTCACGTGAACCAACGCCGCCGTTAACTCCGGTGACCGTTGAGACTAAGCCTGTTATGATTCCTTCCCAATCAAAACAAGCTTTGATCGATGACCAGATCCGATCTATTCAAGCTAAC ttcCATAAGATCAAAAAGGAGAAAGATAAGCAAAGAAACGATGACGTAGTAGGACACAAAGCAAGGAACTGCCAATACCAACAGAGACCAAGGTCGGGCGTGAAGGCGGTGTTCGTTGACGGGTCCGGTTCGAGAACCGGGTCGGGTGGAACTGGAGTGTTCTTACCACGTTGTCATGGTACTGTTGTGGAGTCACGCAAGAAATCAG ATGCTTTGTTGGTGTCCATGAAGAACAAAAACAGCAGAAGTACCAAAGGCAGTTCATTAACTCAGGCACAAAGTGGACCACCATACACGGCAGAAACGTCGGCCCAGAGTCACCAAGAACCACCGGCGGATTTGCCACATGAATGGACGTACTGA
- the LOC103851595 gene encoding D-inositol 3-phosphate glycosyltransferase produces the protein MARENPLMSFSFSLRYLCHFTLLISVLSFVSFLFRHNTTLCSFPYDHNPNADHTFDHTHDNETIDLLTFSSAWNHLTFSPSKPNKILKIAVVVKKWPQKSQAGGLERHALTLHLALANRGHEVHVFTAASPSFPEYGLKNLRFHLSQPTSGGYLDQASLSQELQTQNASGRPFDVVHTESVGLLHTRAKNLQNVVASWHGIAYETLHSDIIQELLRQADVAAGAEAEQPPPSAPALTERAKRVVEEVKFFQRYAHHVATSDHCGDVLKRIYMIPEERVHIVLNGVDESVFKPDVSKRESFRERFGVRSVAKNREPPLVLGIAGRLVKDKGHPLMFSALKRVFEENKKARENVVVLVAGDGPWGNRYKELGSSNVIVLGPLDQEKLAEFYNAIDVFVNPTLRAQGLDHTLLEAMVSGKPVLATRLASITGSVVVGPHLGYTFSPNVESLAEAISRVVSDGREELEKKGKEARKRSLRLFTASKMADAYERLFLCISDKSYCTIQA, from the exons ATGGCTAGAGAAAACCCACTGATGAGTTTCTCCTTCAGTCTCAGATACCTCTGTCACTTCACTCTCCTCATCTCTGTCCTCTCTTTCGTCTCTTTCCTCTTCAGACACAACACCACACTCTGTTCTTTTCCTTACGACCACAACCCCAACGCTGATCACACATTCGACCACACCCACGACAACGAAACCATCGATCTTCTTACCTTCTCTTCCGCTTGGAACCATCTCACTTTCTCCCCGTCCAAACCGAACAAGATTCTCAAGATCGCTGTCGTGGTTAAGAAATGGCCGCAAAAATCACAAGCTGGTGGGCTCGAGAGGCACGCGCTTACGCTGCACCTCGCTCTAGCTAATCGTGGCCATGAGGTTCATGTTTTCACCGCAGCGTCTCCGTCTTTCCCTGAGTATGGACTGAAAAATCTCCGGTTCCATCTCTCTCAGCCAACCTCCGGTGGATATCTCGATCAAGCTTCCCTCTCGCAAGAGCTTCAG ACGCAGAACGCTAGTGGAAGACCATTCGATGTGGTTCACACAGAGAGCGTCGGGCTTCTCCACACACGAGCCAAGAACCTCCAAAACGTTGTCGCGTCGTGGCATGGAATCGCTTACGAGACGTTGCATTCCGACATAATCCAAGAACTCCTCCGTCAAGCGGACGTCGCCGCCGGAGCAGAAGCAGAACAGCCACCGCCTTCCGCTCCAGCTCTTACGGAGCGAGCGAAGCGTGTCGTGGAGGAAGTCAAGTTCTTCCAACGTTACGCTCACCACGTGGCAACTAGCGATCACTGCGGCGACGTGCTCAAGAGGATCTACATGATTCCCGAGGAACGCGTCCACATCGTACTAAACGGCGTCGACGAGAGCGTTTTCAAACCTGACGTTTCGAAACGCGAGAGTTTCAGAGAGAGATTCGGCGTTAGAAGCGTCGCCAAGAACAGAGAGCCTCCTCTGGTTCTTGGAATCGCGGGGAGGTTGGTTAAAGACAAAGGCCATCCTTTGATGTTCTCAGCTTTGAAACGTGTGTttgaagaaaacaagaaagcgCGAGAAAACGTCGTCGTTTTAGTGGCGGGAGATGGTCCATGGGGGAACAGATATAAAGAACTCGGGTCTAGTAACGTGATCGTTCTTGGACCGTTGGATCAAGAAAAGCTAGCGGAGTTCTACAATGCCATCGATGTGTTTGTGAACCCGACGCTTCGAGCTCAGGGGCTTGATCACACTCTTTTGGAAGCTATGGTTTCAGGCAAACCAGTCTTAGCCACGAGGCTAGCGAGTATCACTGGGTCCGTGGTCGTCGGTCCGCATTTGGGATACACTTTCTCGCCCAACGTGGAGTCTCTCGCGGAGGCGATTTCACGAGTTGTTAGTGATGGAAGAGAGGAGCTGGAGAAGAAAGGCAAGGAGGCACGTAAACGATCGTTGAGGCTTTTCACTGCGTCTAAAATGGCTGATGCGTATGAGAGGTTGTTTCTTTGCATTTCGGATAAGAGTTACTGTACAATACAAGCTTGA
- the LOC103851594 gene encoding uncharacterized protein LOC103851594, which translates to MEGKGRVGSSSSSSFTAEVFGFKDPSPPSSSSGIFSSIFPHPSKDVARDGPSFKHGPQAQRRESSTTQGDRVEPCHLSSSLYYGGQDVYSRSTTNQTYPSVKNERLRSGEGDANGQNSQDVSRGNWWQGSLYY; encoded by the exons ATGGAAGGTAAAGGACGAGTAGGATCATCAAGTTCTTCTTCTTTCACCGCCGAAGTCTTTGGCTTCAAAGATCCTTCGCCGCCATCTTCTTCCTCTGGAATCTTCTCTTCCATTTTCCCTCATCCCTCCAAG GACGTTGCAAGAGATGGTCCAAGCTTCAAACATGGCCCACAAG CTCAACGTAGAGAATCTTCAACTACGCAAGGAGACAGAGTTGAGCCATGTCATCTAAGCTCTTCTCTTTACTACGGTGGTCAAGACGTATACTCTCGATCCACCACCAACCAAACTTACCCTTCA GTAAAAAACGAGCGTCTTAGAAGCGGAGAAGGCGATGCTAATGGACAGAACTCGCAAGATGTTTCAAGAGGAAACTGGTGGCAAGGTTCTCTTTATTACTGA
- the LOC103869490 gene encoding subtilisin-like protease SBT4.8 isoform X1, giving the protein MAKLLAFFCLFSYIIVLSLCSVSAAIDDNQDQQVYVVYMGALPSSEVYTPMSDHMNILQGITGESSNEGRLLRSYKRSFNGFAARLTQSERERIANKEGVVSVFPNKNLQLQTTTSWDFMGLKKGKATNRNLAVESNTIIGVIDAGITPESESFSDKGFGPPPQKWKGVCSGGKNFTCNNKLIGARDYTSEGSRDTVGHGTHTASTIAGNAIQDASFYGLGNGTMRGGVPASRIVSYKVCTWLGCSSDSILAAFDDAIADGVDIISISVNMGYPSPFEEDPVAIGSFHAIAKGILTVNSAGNNGPEPKTLESVAPWILTVAASNTNRAFLTKVVLGNGKTLVVRLKKPVFDDLYYLVFVSLNPFLNMKQGKSVNTFGLNGTMYPLVYGKSAVNSSACSVESAEKCEEGCLQESLVKGKVVVCNSTDSYEALANGAVAGLSLNRTPNVAFVTSFPLSALSQEDLNSLVSYIKSESSPLATVLRTEESFSQLAPVVAAFSSRGPNTIATDILKPDISAPGVEILAAFSPEVSPSSSVYDTRRVKYSVLSGTSMSCPHVTGVAAYIRTFHPQWSPSMIKSAIMTTAWPMNASETGFVSTEFAYGAGHVDPISATNPGLVYDLTKADYTAFLCGMKYNATTVKLISGEAVTCIGETAPRNLNYPSMSAKLSGSKSFFTVIFKRTVTNVGTQNSIYKSKIVLNHGSKLNVKVFPSALVFKKVNEKQSFTVIVTGSALDSKLLLSANLIWSDGTHNVRSPIVVYKSE; this is encoded by the exons atgGCGAAACTACTAGCTTTCTTTTGCCTCTTCTCCTACATCATTGTCTTGTCCTTGTGTTCAGTCTCAGCAGCCATAGATGATAACCAAGACCAACAG GTCTATGTCGTCTACATGGGTGCACTTCCGTCTAGCGAGGTCTACACACCAATGTCCGATCACATGAATATTCTTCAAGGAATCACCGGAGAGAG TTCTAACGAAGGTCGTTTGTTGAGAAGTTACAAGAGGAGTTTCAACGGGTTCGCCGCTCGACTCACTCAGTCAGAACGAGAAAGAATAGCCA ATAAGGAAGGAGTTGTGTCTGTATTCCCTAATAAGAATCTACAGCTCCAAACGACTACCTCTTGGGACTTCATGGGGTTAAAGAAAGGAAAGGCCACGAACCGGAACCTGGCCGTGGAGAGTAACACCATTATTGGAGTCATCGATGCTGGGATCACGCCGGAATCTGAAAGCTTTTCTGACAAAGGCTTTGGTCCTCCTCCTCAAAAATGGAAAGGTGTTTGCTCCGGAGGCAAGAACTTCACGTGCAACAA CAAGCTGATTGGTGCAAGGGACTACACAAGCGAAGGATCTAGGGACACTGTTGGACATGGTACACATACAGCGTCCACAATTGCTGGAAACGCTATTCAAGACGCAAGCTTTTATGGACTTGGAAATGGAACCATGAGAGGAGGCGTTCCGGCCTCAAGAATTGTCAGTTACAAAGTTTGCACCTGGTTAGGGTGTAGCTCCGATAGTATATTGGCTGCCTTTGATGATGCGATTGCAGATGGTGTAGACATCATTAGCATCTCCGTTAATATGGGATACCCCTCACCTTTTGAAGAGGACCCGGTCGCTATAGGATCTTTCCACGCTATAGCCAAAGGGATTCTCACTGTGAATTCAGCCGGTAACAACGGTCCAGAACCGAAAACGCTAGAGAGCGTAGCTCCGTGGATCCTCACGGTTGCTGCCAGTAACACCAACCGTGCGTTTTTAACGAAAGTTGTTCTCGGTAACGGTAAAACACTTGTTGTACGTCTCAAGAAACCTGTTTTTGATGATCTCTATTATCTTGTCTTTGTGTCTTTAAATCCTTTTCTTAATATGAAACAGGGAAAGTCAGTGAACACGTTTGGTTTGAATGGAACAATGTATCCTCTTGTATATGGAAAATCTGCTGTTAATTCGTCTGCATGCAGCGTGGAATCGGCAGA GAAATGTGAAGAAGGGTGTCTTCAAGAATCCCTAGTGAAAGGAAAAGTTGTGGTTTGCAACTCCACAGATTCATACGAAGCTCTTGCAAATGGAGCTGTTGCAGGCTTATCTCTCAACCGTACACCAAACGTTGCCTTCGTCACTTCTTTTCCCCTCTCTGCTTTATCACAAGAAGACTTAAACTCTCTTGTTTCTTACATTAAGTCCGAAAG TTCTCCACTGGCTACTGTTCTAAGAACGGAGGAAAGTTTTAGTCAGCTAGCTCCAGTCGTTGCTGCCTTTTCTTCTCGTGGTCCAAACACCATCGCAACTGATATTCTCAAG CCGGATATATCAGCACCAGGAGTTGAGATCCTCGCTGCATTTTCACCTGAGGTTTCACCATCCTCAAGTGTATATGACACAAGACGTGTGAAGTACTCTGTTCTCTCCGGAACTTCAATGTCTTGTCCACATGTTACAGGCGTGGCCGCGTACATCAGGACGTTTCATCCTCAATGGTCTCCTTCCATGATCAAATCCGCCATTATGACAACCG CTTGGCCGATGAATGCTTCTGAAACTGGCTTTGTATCAACCGAGTTTGCTTATGGAGCTGGCCATGTAGACCCGATATCTGCTACTAATCCTGGACTCGTATATGATTTGACTAAAGCAGACTACACTGCCTTCCTCTGCGGCATGAAGTACAATGCAACTACCGTGAAACTCATATCCGGTGAAGCCGTCACTTGCATTGGAGAAACCGCACCAAGAAACCTTAACTATCCTTCAATGTCGGCAAAGTTGTCGGGATCGAAAAGTTTCTTCACCGTGATTTTCAAAAGAACCGTCACTAACGTGGGTACCCAAAACTCTATATACAAatcaaaaattgttttaaatcaCGGATCTAAGCTCAACGTCAAGGTCTTCCCTAGCGCCTTGGTTTTTAAGAAGGTGAACGAGAAGCAGTCATTCACGGTAATTGTTACAGGCAGCGCTCTCGACTCAAAACTGCTTTTGTCTGCAAACCTTATCTGGTCTGATGGCACTCATAATGTGAGAAGCCCCATTGTTGTTTATAAAAGTGAGTGa
- the LOC103869490 gene encoding subtilisin-like protease SBT4.12 isoform X2, with the protein MAKLLAFFCLFSYIIVLSLCSVSAAIDDNQDQQVYVVYMGALPSSEVYTPMSDHMNILQGITGESSNEGRLLRSYKRSFNGFAARLTQSERERIANKEGVVSVFPNKNLQLQTTTSWDFMGLKKGKATNRNLAVESNTIIGVIDAGITPESESFSDKGFGPPPQKWKGVCSGGKNFTCNNKLIGARDYTSEGSRDTVGHGTHTASTIAGNAIQDASFYGLGNGTMRGGVPASRIVSYKVCTWLGCSSDSILAAFDDAIADGVDIISISVNMGYPSPFEEDPVAIGSFHAIAKGILTVNSAGNNGPEPKTLESVAPWILTVAASNTNRAFLTKVVLGNGKTLVGKSVNTFGLNGTMYPLVYGKSAVNSSACSVESAEKCEEGCLQESLVKGKVVVCNSTDSYEALANGAVAGLSLNRTPNVAFVTSFPLSALSQEDLNSLVSYIKSESSPLATVLRTEESFSQLAPVVAAFSSRGPNTIATDILKPDISAPGVEILAAFSPEVSPSSSVYDTRRVKYSVLSGTSMSCPHVTGVAAYIRTFHPQWSPSMIKSAIMTTAWPMNASETGFVSTEFAYGAGHVDPISATNPGLVYDLTKADYTAFLCGMKYNATTVKLISGEAVTCIGETAPRNLNYPSMSAKLSGSKSFFTVIFKRTVTNVGTQNSIYKSKIVLNHGSKLNVKVFPSALVFKKVNEKQSFTVIVTGSALDSKLLLSANLIWSDGTHNVRSPIVVYKSE; encoded by the exons atgGCGAAACTACTAGCTTTCTTTTGCCTCTTCTCCTACATCATTGTCTTGTCCTTGTGTTCAGTCTCAGCAGCCATAGATGATAACCAAGACCAACAG GTCTATGTCGTCTACATGGGTGCACTTCCGTCTAGCGAGGTCTACACACCAATGTCCGATCACATGAATATTCTTCAAGGAATCACCGGAGAGAG TTCTAACGAAGGTCGTTTGTTGAGAAGTTACAAGAGGAGTTTCAACGGGTTCGCCGCTCGACTCACTCAGTCAGAACGAGAAAGAATAGCCA ATAAGGAAGGAGTTGTGTCTGTATTCCCTAATAAGAATCTACAGCTCCAAACGACTACCTCTTGGGACTTCATGGGGTTAAAGAAAGGAAAGGCCACGAACCGGAACCTGGCCGTGGAGAGTAACACCATTATTGGAGTCATCGATGCTGGGATCACGCCGGAATCTGAAAGCTTTTCTGACAAAGGCTTTGGTCCTCCTCCTCAAAAATGGAAAGGTGTTTGCTCCGGAGGCAAGAACTTCACGTGCAACAA CAAGCTGATTGGTGCAAGGGACTACACAAGCGAAGGATCTAGGGACACTGTTGGACATGGTACACATACAGCGTCCACAATTGCTGGAAACGCTATTCAAGACGCAAGCTTTTATGGACTTGGAAATGGAACCATGAGAGGAGGCGTTCCGGCCTCAAGAATTGTCAGTTACAAAGTTTGCACCTGGTTAGGGTGTAGCTCCGATAGTATATTGGCTGCCTTTGATGATGCGATTGCAGATGGTGTAGACATCATTAGCATCTCCGTTAATATGGGATACCCCTCACCTTTTGAAGAGGACCCGGTCGCTATAGGATCTTTCCACGCTATAGCCAAAGGGATTCTCACTGTGAATTCAGCCGGTAACAACGGTCCAGAACCGAAAACGCTAGAGAGCGTAGCTCCGTGGATCCTCACGGTTGCTGCCAGTAACACCAACCGTGCGTTTTTAACGAAAGTTGTTCTCGGTAACGGTAAAACACTTGTT GGAAAGTCAGTGAACACGTTTGGTTTGAATGGAACAATGTATCCTCTTGTATATGGAAAATCTGCTGTTAATTCGTCTGCATGCAGCGTGGAATCGGCAGA GAAATGTGAAGAAGGGTGTCTTCAAGAATCCCTAGTGAAAGGAAAAGTTGTGGTTTGCAACTCCACAGATTCATACGAAGCTCTTGCAAATGGAGCTGTTGCAGGCTTATCTCTCAACCGTACACCAAACGTTGCCTTCGTCACTTCTTTTCCCCTCTCTGCTTTATCACAAGAAGACTTAAACTCTCTTGTTTCTTACATTAAGTCCGAAAG TTCTCCACTGGCTACTGTTCTAAGAACGGAGGAAAGTTTTAGTCAGCTAGCTCCAGTCGTTGCTGCCTTTTCTTCTCGTGGTCCAAACACCATCGCAACTGATATTCTCAAG CCGGATATATCAGCACCAGGAGTTGAGATCCTCGCTGCATTTTCACCTGAGGTTTCACCATCCTCAAGTGTATATGACACAAGACGTGTGAAGTACTCTGTTCTCTCCGGAACTTCAATGTCTTGTCCACATGTTACAGGCGTGGCCGCGTACATCAGGACGTTTCATCCTCAATGGTCTCCTTCCATGATCAAATCCGCCATTATGACAACCG CTTGGCCGATGAATGCTTCTGAAACTGGCTTTGTATCAACCGAGTTTGCTTATGGAGCTGGCCATGTAGACCCGATATCTGCTACTAATCCTGGACTCGTATATGATTTGACTAAAGCAGACTACACTGCCTTCCTCTGCGGCATGAAGTACAATGCAACTACCGTGAAACTCATATCCGGTGAAGCCGTCACTTGCATTGGAGAAACCGCACCAAGAAACCTTAACTATCCTTCAATGTCGGCAAAGTTGTCGGGATCGAAAAGTTTCTTCACCGTGATTTTCAAAAGAACCGTCACTAACGTGGGTACCCAAAACTCTATATACAAatcaaaaattgttttaaatcaCGGATCTAAGCTCAACGTCAAGGTCTTCCCTAGCGCCTTGGTTTTTAAGAAGGTGAACGAGAAGCAGTCATTCACGGTAATTGTTACAGGCAGCGCTCTCGACTCAAAACTGCTTTTGTCTGCAAACCTTATCTGGTCTGATGGCACTCATAATGTGAGAAGCCCCATTGTTGTTTATAAAAGTGAGTGa